One Pseudonocardia sediminis DNA window includes the following coding sequences:
- the brxD gene encoding BREX system ATP-binding protein BrxD, protein MTGPVSEARRRDVIDALRRGTVPASGLDLLAVGLDRFADALDDDIRTAARGGAAFHAVRGDYGSGKTFFARWLAERAKRAGLATSEIQISETETPLHRLETVYRRLTEQLTTSTHPPSALRAVIDSWLYTLEEEILDAGDVDPGDADGLARAVDGLMEQRLADVARTTPAFAAAIRGYRRAQQAGDVATAEGLVAWLGGQKSVAASARRAAGVRGDLDHFGALGFLQGLLSVLRDSGHPGLLVVLDEIETLQRVRGDVREKGLNALRQLLDEIDSGRFPGLFLVITGTPAFFDGQQGVQRLPPLAQRLATDLSTDPRFDSPRAVQLRLVGFDLERLGSLGRAVRDLYAGAARNPDRVRSTVDDAYLDDLARALTGELGGKVGIAPRLYLRKLVQDVLDRVDEHADFDPRSHYALTLSSNEMTDVERNAAAPGSAGDVSLDLP, encoded by the coding sequence ATGACCGGCCCGGTTAGCGAGGCCCGACGCCGCGACGTCATCGACGCATTGCGGCGCGGCACCGTCCCCGCCTCCGGACTCGACCTGCTCGCGGTCGGGCTGGACCGGTTCGCCGACGCACTGGACGACGACATCCGCACGGCGGCCCGCGGCGGTGCCGCGTTCCACGCCGTCCGCGGCGACTACGGATCCGGCAAGACCTTCTTCGCCCGCTGGCTCGCCGAACGAGCCAAGAGAGCCGGGCTGGCGACCTCGGAGATCCAGATCTCCGAGACCGAGACCCCGCTGCACAGGCTCGAGACCGTCTACCGGCGGCTCACCGAGCAGCTCACCACCAGCACGCACCCGCCGTCCGCGCTGCGAGCGGTGATCGACTCGTGGCTCTACACCCTGGAGGAGGAGATACTCGACGCCGGTGACGTCGACCCCGGCGACGCGGACGGTCTGGCCAGGGCCGTCGACGGGTTGATGGAGCAGCGGCTCGCGGACGTCGCCCGCACCACGCCGGCGTTCGCCGCCGCGATCCGCGGTTACCGGCGTGCTCAGCAGGCCGGCGACGTCGCCACTGCCGAGGGGCTGGTGGCCTGGCTCGGCGGCCAGAAGTCCGTCGCCGCGTCCGCCCGCCGCGCCGCCGGGGTCCGCGGCGACCTCGACCACTTCGGTGCGCTCGGGTTCCTGCAGGGGTTGCTCAGCGTTCTGCGCGACTCCGGGCATCCTGGCCTGCTCGTCGTGCTCGACGAGATCGAGACCCTCCAGCGCGTGCGGGGCGACGTCCGGGAGAAGGGCCTCAACGCGCTGCGCCAGCTGCTCGACGAGATCGACTCCGGACGGTTCCCCGGCCTCTTCCTCGTCATCACCGGGACACCGGCGTTCTTCGACGGGCAGCAGGGGGTGCAGCGACTCCCGCCGCTGGCCCAGCGTCTGGCTACCGACCTGTCGACCGATCCTCGGTTCGACTCGCCGCGGGCGGTGCAGCTGCGGCTCGTCGGCTTCGATCTCGAGCGACTGGGTTCGCTGGGACGGGCCGTGCGTGACCTCTATGCAGGCGCTGCCCGCAACCCGGACCGCGTCCGGTCGACCGTTGACGACGCCTACCTCGACGACCTCGCCCGTGCCCTAACCGGCGAGCTCGGCGGCAAGGTCGGGATCGCGCCGCGCCTCTACCTGCGCAAACTCGTGCAAGACGTGCTGGACCGCGTCGACGAACACGCCGACTTCGACCCGCGCAGCCACTACGCGCTCACCCTGTCCTCGAACGAGATGACCGACGTGGAACGCAACGCCGCCGCGCCGGGCAGTGCCGGGGACGTCTCGCTGGACCTACCGTGA
- a CDS encoding PglY protein, with product MTDTFLRDVLDLPDSVHAGDYKIELTGGFTEEQTAARVREYVVTPQLATAFDDALGLVSAGARSGNSHAAYLHGSFGSGKSHFLTVLHAILNNDEVARGKPSLQPTIAKHDDWLRGKRFLMVPYHLIGAADLDSALLGGYVATVADLHPDAPPPAVYRSDAMLDDARRMRATLGEDGFIRLLGDTAATDDEDDDLDVIGEAEGGGWTSSALDAAFAAPPGDLRRRALESALLGGPLTAYARGVRGDAAAFLPLEDGLAVMTDHAKKLGYQGVVLFLDELILWLQAHMTNREFVDTQVSKLVKLIESGVAGRSIPIVSFISRQRDLSQLVGEDVTGADVKNLEAQVGYLAERFSVVSLEDSNLPAIVRERVLKPRPGKEHLLDEAFAGIESTRAGDRDVLLDATGVTEASWDDFKRVYPLSPALLNVLVVLAGALQRERTGLKLLQEMLHRRRDDMRVGQLIPIGDLWDVLTDGAGAAFSSTLRKEADAGKRFHDRVRAHLLGLYKSEDDPRYVAADRFVKTMLLASLAREVPALNRLTGARLAALNLGSIKSRTVEPGQVVVNRLRELQAEFGELRSEGDKDPVFALHLSDLDVEPILDAVGEIDNVGARRIWIKDRLWSALGVPDQQSFVSEREHVWRGTRRTVEFVFGNVRDAVDMPEAQFRPSVDGRVRFAFDYPFDEHDFYPSSDIQRVDALRRTGVEGATLVWIPHFLTDQRSAQLGRLIKINFLLDKNRLDEYAAHLSSDDRIRVRVQLQAQRDNLTSQLSAALDQAYGIAKADTTSVRTDLDDGVVSTLTLLPGHQARLAGGASMLQNVETLADGLFATLYPQHPDFDTAGKRKPITTGELRTVLRWITEAMSTGDRRTEVASKDLQLVRRVVHGLKLGEVTDGPLYLHVDWKQRIEQHAAAKGVTGDFAVDEMRGWIAELAGPGLDRPVANLVVATYALLADRAWVHHGTPTSEAPDLDRMGAGDALRAQELPDAEEFARARNRAADLFGVTVPEPLFARNVQQLAVKVRARIVELEGDVVAVWQILGKHTADLGIDADARRVTSARAAADLLAALSGNKDATAFVRALATIDGDGPSDPVLGAAIVSSPSVKRALDGMQWQLLRSALNLRNHAKVGERAQRLADRLASVTAVDQFEVDLAAVLDGSEAEVIEIVSGATDDPPPPPPLPDPPNPPPPGPDPDTGGGGPPLRSGHKQAVAAEIGTFLDELRDEIRQHPGARYEVTWRVVDEGTQ from the coding sequence GTGACCGACACCTTCCTGCGCGACGTCCTGGACCTGCCGGACTCCGTGCACGCCGGCGATTACAAGATCGAGCTGACCGGCGGCTTCACCGAGGAGCAGACCGCCGCCCGCGTCCGCGAGTACGTCGTCACCCCGCAGCTCGCGACCGCGTTCGACGACGCGCTCGGCCTCGTCAGCGCCGGGGCCCGCAGCGGCAACTCCCATGCCGCCTACCTGCACGGGTCATTCGGTTCGGGCAAGAGCCACTTCCTGACCGTGCTGCACGCGATTCTGAACAACGACGAGGTCGCCCGGGGCAAGCCGAGCCTGCAACCGACCATCGCCAAGCACGACGACTGGTTGCGCGGCAAGCGGTTCCTGATGGTGCCCTATCACCTCATCGGTGCCGCCGACCTCGACTCCGCGCTGCTCGGCGGCTATGTCGCCACCGTCGCCGACCTGCACCCCGATGCACCGCCGCCGGCGGTCTACCGCTCCGACGCGATGCTCGACGACGCCCGCCGCATGCGGGCCACCCTCGGCGAGGACGGGTTCATCCGCCTGCTCGGGGACACCGCCGCGACCGACGACGAGGACGACGACCTCGACGTCATCGGCGAGGCCGAGGGCGGCGGCTGGACCTCGAGCGCCCTCGATGCCGCGTTCGCGGCGCCGCCCGGGGACCTGCGGCGCCGGGCCCTGGAGTCCGCCCTGCTCGGCGGCCCGCTCACCGCCTACGCACGCGGTGTCCGCGGCGACGCGGCTGCATTCCTCCCGCTGGAGGACGGCCTCGCGGTCATGACCGACCACGCGAAGAAGCTCGGTTACCAGGGTGTCGTCCTGTTCCTCGACGAGCTCATCCTCTGGCTGCAGGCGCACATGACGAACCGCGAGTTCGTCGACACCCAGGTCTCGAAGCTGGTCAAGCTGATCGAGTCCGGCGTCGCCGGGCGGTCGATCCCGATCGTCTCCTTCATCTCGCGGCAGCGGGACCTGTCCCAGCTCGTCGGCGAGGACGTCACCGGCGCCGACGTGAAGAACCTGGAAGCGCAGGTCGGTTACCTGGCGGAACGGTTCAGCGTCGTCTCGCTGGAGGACTCCAACCTGCCCGCGATCGTCCGCGAGCGCGTCCTCAAGCCGCGGCCGGGCAAGGAGCACCTGCTCGACGAGGCGTTCGCTGGCATCGAGTCCACCCGGGCCGGTGACCGGGACGTCCTGCTCGACGCCACCGGCGTCACCGAGGCGAGCTGGGACGACTTCAAACGCGTCTACCCGCTGTCCCCGGCGCTGCTCAACGTGCTCGTCGTCCTCGCCGGAGCGCTGCAGCGCGAGCGCACCGGGCTGAAGCTGCTCCAGGAGATGCTGCACCGGCGTCGCGACGACATGCGGGTCGGCCAGCTCATCCCGATCGGTGACCTATGGGACGTGCTCACCGACGGCGCCGGCGCCGCATTCAGCTCCACCCTGCGCAAGGAGGCCGACGCGGGAAAGCGGTTCCACGACCGCGTCCGCGCCCACCTGCTCGGGCTCTACAAGTCCGAGGACGACCCGCGCTACGTCGCCGCCGACCGGTTCGTGAAGACGATGCTGCTCGCGTCGCTGGCCCGTGAGGTCCCGGCGCTCAACCGGCTGACCGGTGCCCGGCTCGCGGCGCTCAACCTGGGGTCGATCAAATCACGCACCGTCGAGCCGGGGCAGGTCGTGGTCAACCGGCTCCGCGAGCTACAGGCCGAGTTCGGGGAGCTGCGCAGCGAGGGCGACAAGGACCCGGTCTTCGCGCTGCACCTGTCCGACCTCGACGTCGAGCCGATCCTGGACGCCGTCGGAGAGATCGACAACGTCGGCGCCCGCCGGATCTGGATCAAGGACCGGCTGTGGTCGGCGCTGGGTGTGCCCGACCAGCAGTCATTCGTCTCCGAGCGCGAGCACGTGTGGCGCGGCACCCGGCGCACGGTCGAGTTCGTCTTCGGGAACGTGCGGGATGCCGTCGACATGCCGGAGGCGCAGTTTCGCCCGAGCGTCGACGGCCGGGTCCGGTTCGCCTTCGACTACCCGTTCGACGAGCACGACTTCTACCCGTCCAGCGACATCCAGCGGGTCGATGCGCTGCGCCGGACCGGCGTCGAGGGCGCCACGCTCGTCTGGATCCCGCACTTCCTCACCGACCAGCGCTCCGCCCAGCTCGGACGCCTCATCAAGATCAATTTTCTGCTGGACAAGAACCGTCTCGACGAGTACGCGGCGCACCTGTCCAGCGACGACCGGATCCGGGTGCGCGTCCAGCTCCAGGCCCAGCGCGACAACCTGACCTCGCAGCTCAGCGCGGCCCTCGACCAGGCGTACGGGATCGCGAAGGCCGACACCACCAGCGTCCGGACCGACCTCGACGACGGGGTGGTCAGCACACTCACGCTGCTGCCCGGCCATCAGGCGCGGCTGGCAGGCGGGGCGTCGATGCTGCAGAACGTGGAGACGCTCGCCGACGGCCTGTTCGCCACCCTCTACCCGCAGCACCCCGACTTCGACACGGCGGGCAAGCGCAAGCCCATCACGACCGGTGAGTTGCGCACCGTGCTCCGGTGGATCACCGAGGCCATGTCGACCGGGGACCGACGGACCGAGGTCGCGAGCAAGGACCTGCAGCTCGTGCGCCGGGTCGTGCACGGTCTCAAGCTCGGCGAGGTCACCGACGGCCCGCTGTACCTGCACGTCGACTGGAAGCAGCGGATCGAGCAGCACGCAGCTGCGAAGGGCGTCACCGGCGACTTCGCCGTCGACGAGATGCGCGGGTGGATCGCCGAGCTGGCGGGCCCCGGGCTCGACCGGCCGGTGGCGAACCTGGTCGTCGCCACCTACGCGCTGCTCGCCGACCGTGCGTGGGTCCACCACGGCACGCCGACATCGGAAGCCCCCGACCTCGACCGGATGGGCGCCGGAGATGCACTGCGCGCCCAGGAGCTGCCGGACGCCGAGGAGTTCGCACGGGCTCGGAACCGGGCCGCGGACCTGTTCGGTGTCACTGTGCCCGAGCCGCTGTTCGCGCGGAACGTGCAGCAGCTCGCCGTGAAGGTGCGGGCGAGGATCGTGGAGCTGGAGGGCGACGTTGTCGCCGTGTGGCAGATCCTCGGCAAGCACACCGCCGATCTCGGGATCGACGCCGACGCGCGGCGCGTGACGAGTGCCCGTGCCGCCGCCGATCTGTTGGCGGCCCTGTCGGGGAACAAGGATGCGACGGCGTTCGTCCGCGCCCTCGCTACAATTGACGGTGACGGACCGTCCGATCCCGTGCTCGGTGCCGCGATCGTGTCGTCGCCGTCGGTGAAGCGGGCCCTGGACGGGATGCAGTGGCAGCTGCTGCGCTCGGCGCTCAACCTCCGAAATCACGCAAAGGTCGGGGAACGGGCTCAGCGACTGGCCGATCGGCTGGCAAGCGTCACCGCTGTCGACCAGTTCGAGGTGGATCTCGCCGCAGTCCTCGACGGTTCCGAGGCCGAGGTCATCGAGATCGTGTCCGGTGCGACGGACGATCCGCCGCCTCCGCCTCCGCTCCCGGACCCGCCGAACCCCCCGCCTCCTGGACCCGATCCGGACACCGGCGGTGGAGGGCCGCCGTTGCGCAGTGGCCACAAACAAGCGGTCGCCGCCGAGATCGGAACTTTCCTCGACGAGCTCCGCGATGAGATCCGGCAGCACCCTGGTGCCCGATACGAGGTGACCTGGCGGGTCGTCGACGAGGGGACGCAGTGA
- the pglZ gene encoding BREX-2 system phosphatase PglZ has product MTPPELDDRTVGQLLRSYLPLEPGRRLVLVHGRYASAARATFTVEIDGTARAVTVQDQQSVLGVLGAWQEHRESGAEGSLLVVTTGVPDRKLGWDLRGHALRRGTLTVDRAEIVAQRFGAAEVEPRVRREPWLLDALLAAEPPQGWARSGPVLTYVAAVRALVATRFGLAEAVPDAGALLEWSQTSGPDRFVALPDAEQEGLGEWLTETVGPFAALFTGLVRAGRAADVLPLGVLVSLIDEPGVPAQTTMAVGSLLSDVRSDARTRGAFVTAVLGTLERWISHAESGGAGGGEARDRVLEVLNRADAIAADRGIEAGDHPFLPSGFRRRLDAVATALTPEPDDTTVSVALGALDRLREHRVARLHPERVAAATMSVRLLRWLAIPDSPQDSVGHAVTAQLRIGGWVDRALTVVWAGENSATASVGHAFGRIHDAARARRDDLDERFAARLRTWTEHAAATAPGGAMVVENALDAVAAPLLTGDTAPLIIVVDGMSAAVATELGEQILDRGWTEVSRDGAGREAAVAVVPSVTRASRTSLLTGKAATGDQTTERDGFTALWKRHGRGADLLHKADIAGAAGRRLSERLVGGLADPSTVVGVVLNTVDDALDHGREGDRTGWRLHDITYLPDLLDAARSYGRPVMVVSDHGHVLERSTESEKSAKQAPSARWRTGTPGEGEVELVGPRVLEGDGRVVVPWKEGIRYANRRAGYHGGASLAEMTVPVLVFVPAGEHVPMGFSVLASEATRPAWWNGRGAPIVSSVSVDKPSTPSRRRPKKQLDDAQPMFEDMPVVVPAKPAVAAAVTLGARVVKTATFKAQHATVRRAHEPAKVAALLDALNDAGGELTATAAVAELGRAGREPGPVLAHLQRLLNLEGYPVIAFDGRTVRLDVDVLSIQFGLDRT; this is encoded by the coding sequence GTGACGCCACCCGAGCTTGACGACCGCACGGTCGGGCAGCTCCTGCGCAGTTATCTGCCGCTGGAACCCGGACGCCGGCTCGTCCTCGTGCACGGCCGGTACGCGTCGGCTGCTCGGGCGACGTTCACCGTCGAGATCGATGGCACCGCCCGCGCGGTGACCGTGCAGGACCAGCAGTCGGTGCTCGGGGTGCTCGGGGCCTGGCAGGAGCACCGGGAGTCGGGTGCCGAGGGCTCCCTGCTCGTCGTCACCACGGGCGTGCCCGACCGCAAACTCGGTTGGGACCTGCGCGGGCACGCGCTACGCCGCGGCACTCTCACCGTCGACCGGGCCGAGATCGTCGCGCAGCGTTTCGGCGCCGCCGAGGTCGAGCCGCGAGTGCGGCGCGAGCCGTGGCTGCTCGACGCCCTGCTCGCAGCAGAGCCACCGCAGGGATGGGCGAGGAGCGGCCCGGTCCTGACCTACGTGGCAGCCGTCCGCGCGCTCGTCGCGACCCGCTTCGGCCTGGCCGAGGCCGTCCCCGACGCCGGTGCGCTCCTCGAGTGGTCGCAGACCTCCGGGCCTGACCGGTTTGTCGCGCTCCCCGACGCCGAACAGGAAGGTCTCGGGGAATGGCTGACCGAGACCGTCGGGCCGTTCGCGGCGCTGTTCACCGGGCTCGTCCGGGCCGGCCGCGCAGCGGATGTCCTGCCGCTCGGGGTACTGGTGTCCCTCATCGACGAACCGGGTGTGCCCGCCCAGACCACGATGGCCGTCGGCAGTCTGCTGAGTGACGTGCGTAGCGACGCGCGCACCCGCGGTGCGTTCGTCACCGCCGTGTTGGGAACGCTGGAGCGGTGGATCAGCCACGCCGAGTCCGGCGGTGCCGGCGGAGGTGAGGCCCGTGACCGGGTGCTGGAGGTACTGAACCGTGCGGATGCGATCGCGGCCGACCGGGGCATCGAGGCCGGTGATCACCCCTTCCTGCCGTCGGGGTTCCGTAGGCGGCTGGACGCTGTCGCCACCGCCCTCACCCCAGAGCCCGACGACACCACCGTGTCCGTTGCGCTCGGCGCGCTCGACCGCCTGCGGGAGCACCGGGTCGCGCGGCTGCACCCCGAGCGGGTCGCGGCCGCCACGATGTCGGTCCGGCTCCTGCGCTGGCTTGCCATTCCGGACTCTCCGCAGGACTCCGTCGGCCACGCAGTGACCGCGCAGCTGCGGATCGGCGGCTGGGTCGACCGGGCCCTCACCGTCGTCTGGGCGGGGGAGAACTCGGCGACAGCCTCGGTCGGCCACGCGTTCGGACGCATCCACGACGCGGCCCGAGCCCGCCGTGACGATCTCGACGAGCGCTTCGCGGCACGTCTCCGGACCTGGACCGAGCACGCCGCCGCCACCGCGCCCGGTGGGGCAATGGTGGTCGAGAACGCCCTCGACGCCGTGGCCGCTCCGCTGCTCACCGGCGACACCGCACCGCTGATCATCGTCGTCGACGGGATGAGCGCCGCTGTCGCCACCGAGCTCGGCGAGCAGATCCTCGACCGCGGATGGACCGAGGTCAGCCGCGACGGCGCCGGGCGTGAGGCGGCCGTCGCCGTCGTCCCGTCGGTGACCCGGGCCTCGCGCACGAGCCTGCTCACCGGGAAGGCGGCGACCGGCGACCAGACGACCGAGCGCGACGGCTTCACCGCGCTGTGGAAGCGACACGGTCGCGGTGCGGACCTGCTGCACAAGGCCGATATCGCCGGCGCCGCGGGACGGCGGCTCTCCGAGCGCCTGGTCGGAGGGCTCGCCGACCCGTCGACCGTCGTCGGGGTCGTGCTGAACACCGTCGACGACGCCCTCGACCACGGCAGGGAAGGCGACCGCACCGGCTGGCGGCTGCACGACATCACGTATCTCCCCGACCTGCTCGACGCGGCACGCAGCTACGGGCGTCCGGTCATGGTCGTCTCCGACCACGGTCATGTGCTCGAACGGTCCACCGAGTCGGAGAAGTCCGCCAAACAGGCACCGTCGGCGCGGTGGCGCACCGGTACACCGGGGGAGGGCGAGGTCGAGCTGGTAGGGCCCCGGGTGCTGGAAGGCGACGGTCGCGTCGTCGTCCCCTGGAAGGAAGGCATCCGGTACGCCAACCGCCGTGCGGGCTACCACGGTGGCGCGTCTCTGGCCGAGATGACGGTGCCCGTCCTCGTCTTCGTCCCGGCGGGCGAGCACGTCCCTATGGGCTTCTCCGTTCTGGCGTCCGAGGCGACCCGCCCGGCGTGGTGGAACGGCCGTGGCGCGCCGATCGTCTCGTCCGTTTCCGTGGACAAGCCGTCCACGCCGTCGCGTCGACGTCCGAAGAAGCAGCTGGACGACGCACAACCGATGTTCGAGGACATGCCCGTCGTCGTACCGGCGAAGCCTGCTGTGGCCGCGGCGGTCACCCTCGGAGCCCGGGTGGTCAAGACGGCGACGTTCAAGGCGCAACATGCCACGGTCCGGCGCGCACACGAGCCCGCGAAGGTCGCGGCCCTACTCGACGCGCTCAACGACGCGGGCGGCGAGCTCACTGCGACCGCCGCCGTCGCCGAGCTGGGCCGCGCCGGACGTGAACCCGGGCCGGTGCTGGCGCACCTGCAGCGCCTGCTCAACCTGGAGGGTTACCCGGTGATCGCGTTCGACGGACGGACCGTCCGGCTCGACGTCGATGTCCTCAGCATCCAGTTCGGGCTGGACCGCACATGA